In Desulfofustis limnaeus, the genomic stretch GTAGTCCACCAGGATCGGCTCGTTACGGCCGATCTTTTTCAGCCCCGCTCCCTGCCCGACCGCCGGGCTGACCCCGTCGCCACCGGTAGGCGAGGCGAGATAGCTGGGCTGAGCCGCGGCAGCGCCCGACAGCAGGTGCCCGTAGAACAACTCGCCGCCCCACATCCGCATCCGGATAATGCCCTGGTGACCGAGGCTGCGGGCGAATCCCTCCAGTTCTCCGGCCACCGCCACCTCACTCCGACCCTCCGCCAGCAGTTCCGGGACCTTGGCGAAGACCTGGTCGGAACAATGGGCCGCCCGCCTGATCATCTCTATTTCATAGGGGGATTTCACCGCCCGGAGCAGCCGTATGTCGGTGGAGATATCGACGATGCGTGAATCACCAAAGATTTTCTGGTAACTGAGAAACAAATTGGCGGGCAGCACGTCGAGTTCGAGACCGAGCACCTCCGGCAGCCGATACCCCTGCTCCGCCAGCAGCGAGGGCAAGGCCTTCGGGCTATCCGCCTCGATGATCCGCTGCCAGGACGATTCACGGCAGGCGCGCTGGTAATCCTTGAAGATCAGCAACAGCGGTTGTCCCTCGGCGGGCACATAGAGCCAGCCCTGCTGCACGGTTGATGCGTAGTAGAAGAGATCGGTCTTTTGCACGATCAGCACGCCGTTCGCCTTGGGGCGCATGGCCTCCTGCAGCCTGGTTAGCCGATCCCGCAATTCGTCCGCCGGCACGATGCCGTCAAAGCGCTGTCCTTCCATAGCCTCCTGCCCCCACATCCGATCGAAGCGACACCCGAAAA encodes the following:
- a CDS encoding M24 family metallopeptidase; translated protein: MEGQRFDGIVPADELRDRLTRLQEAMRPKANGVLIVQKTDLFYYASTVQQGWLYVPAEGQPLLLIFKDYQRACRESSWQRIIEADSPKALPSLLAEQGYRLPEVLGLELDVLPANLFLSYQKIFGDSRIVDISTDIRLLRAVKSPYEIEMIRRAAHCSDQVFAKVPELLAEGRSEVAVAGELEGFARSLGHQGIIRMRMWGGELFYGHLLSGAAAAQPSYLASPTGGDGVSPAVGQGAGLKKIGRNEPILVDYVFALNGYLADHARIFCLGELADDLLAAHQAMLDIQEEVKQQARPGILTGDIYELMVARAAEKGYDQWFMGSGERRIRFTGHGVGLELDEFPFIAKGQKLPLATGMVVALEPKVVIPDRGVVGIENTHLVGSSGLEPLTTSPDTITFL